Proteins found in one Desulfurobacteriaceae bacterium genomic segment:
- a CDS encoding FAD-dependent protein, with protein sequence MKVELDIKVPIESSLEEELKKLGVDIPYEIVRKSLDARKKPIYFYRVVVDLEEDIDKKLIGEGKAREHKEIEEIPIPKIIHKKKVLVVGTGPAGLFASLVLAKSGFDVVIVERGKPIEEREKDVARFWQKRKLDENSNVQFGEGGAGTFSDGKLTTRVKDKKKHFIYKVLVECGAPKEILYESKPHVGTDKLKEVIPNFRRKLQDLGVEFRFSTKLEGLKVRDGKVEEVHLLNLETNVKTVEKFDYVFLAIGNSARDTFSMLKRERVYLEAKPFAVGLRVIHRQKTINRVQYGRKYFKHEKLPPADYSFTYKGRERNVFSFCMCPGGFVICASSEKNSVVCNGMSNYKRDSGYANSAIVVQVFPEDFENDPFKAIEFQRNLERAAFVMGGSNYGMPAQRVWDFINGESSSKLIEGGYIPELKSARLDRLLPPPIRNHIKEAFLYWSKRMPFFVPENATFVGVETRTSSPVRIVRKEDFSSVSADNLFPIGEGAGYAGGITSSAIDGINAALSLIERLNGKTS encoded by the coding sequence ATGAAAGTAGAGTTAGATATAAAGGTTCCGATTGAGAGTTCTTTGGAAGAAGAGCTTAAAAAACTTGGGGTAGATATCCCTTACGAGATAGTCAGGAAATCATTAGACGCGAGGAAGAAACCTATCTACTTTTATAGAGTTGTGGTAGATCTTGAAGAAGATATTGACAAGAAGTTAATAGGGGAAGGAAAAGCAAGAGAACACAAAGAGATTGAAGAAATACCGATTCCTAAGATTATCCATAAGAAGAAAGTTTTAGTTGTTGGAACAGGGCCAGCAGGGCTTTTTGCCTCTTTAGTCCTTGCTAAAAGTGGTTTTGATGTTGTTATTGTCGAAAGAGGAAAACCGATAGAAGAGAGAGAAAAGGATGTAGCAAGATTCTGGCAAAAGAGAAAACTTGACGAAAATTCTAACGTTCAGTTTGGAGAAGGTGGTGCTGGAACGTTTTCAGACGGGAAACTTACAACCCGTGTTAAGGACAAGAAGAAACATTTCATCTATAAAGTCTTAGTTGAGTGTGGAGCTCCAAAAGAAATCCTTTACGAAAGCAAACCTCACGTTGGAACAGATAAACTAAAAGAAGTAATTCCAAACTTTCGACGGAAACTTCAAGACTTAGGAGTAGAGTTTAGATTCTCAACAAAACTCGAAGGCTTGAAAGTAAGAGATGGAAAAGTAGAAGAAGTTCATCTTCTTAATCTTGAAACTAATGTAAAAACAGTAGAAAAGTTTGATTATGTCTTTTTAGCCATTGGAAACAGTGCAAGGGATACTTTCTCTATGCTAAAAAGGGAAAGAGTTTATTTAGAGGCTAAACCTTTTGCAGTGGGTCTAAGAGTAATTCATAGACAAAAAACAATAAACAGGGTCCAATACGGTAGGAAATACTTTAAACATGAAAAACTTCCTCCTGCCGATTATTCTTTTACTTACAAAGGAAGGGAGAGAAACGTATTTTCCTTCTGTATGTGTCCTGGGGGCTTTGTAATATGTGCTTCATCTGAAAAAAATAGCGTAGTCTGTAATGGTATGAGTAATTATAAAAGAGACAGTGGTTATGCTAACAGTGCGATAGTTGTTCAAGTTTTTCCAGAGGATTTTGAGAACGATCCTTTTAAAGCTATTGAGTTTCAAAGGAATTTAGAAAGAGCTGCTTTTGTAATGGGAGGAAGTAACTACGGAATGCCGGCCCAAAGGGTATGGGACTTTATAAATGGAGAAAGTTCTTCGAAGCTCATAGAAGGTGGATACATTCCTGAACTAAAGAGTGCAAGACTTGATAGACTTCTTCCTCCCCCTATAAGAAACCATATAAAGGAAGCATTCCTTTATTGGAGTAAGAGAATGCCATTCTTCGTTCCAGAAAACGCAACCTTTGTAGGAGTAGAAACGAGGACATCGTCTCCGGTAAGAATAGTTAGAAAGGAAGATTTTTCTTCCGTCTCTGCTGACAATCTTTTCCCAATAGGAGAAGGTGCAGGATACGCTGGAGGGATAACTTCATCAGCAATTGATGGTATTAATGCAGCTCTTTCCTTAATAGAAAGATTAAACGGGAAAACATCATGA
- a CDS encoding RusA family crossover junction endodeoxyribonuclease — translation MKFKFIFIGKIPSKANYKKISHRRVRGELKPFIINNPEVIAAQQEAIYQFHIQKIRYGLDKFPIENPVKVSITFLFSKRVKQRDIDNAEKFVGDILEKAEILKRDSLIYLKEKVEKRLGIKGFDEIVIIDIEELPKEIVRNYENEVEDLPPEFFYLLEKLKMELPNESRVRYKGSD, via the coding sequence ATGAAATTTAAATTCATCTTTATTGGAAAAATTCCGAGTAAGGCAAACTACAAGAAAATTTCTCATAGGAGAGTTCGGGGTGAGTTAAAACCCTTCATAATTAACAATCCAGAAGTCATTGCAGCCCAGCAGGAAGCTATATATCAGTTTCATATTCAAAAGATTCGTTATGGGCTGGATAAGTTTCCGATAGAGAATCCTGTTAAGGTTTCCATTACCTTTCTTTTTAGTAAAAGAGTAAAACAGAGAGATATAGATAACGCAGAAAAATTTGTAGGCGATATCCTTGAAAAAGCCGAAATTCTAAAGAGAGATTCTTTGATTTACCTTAAGGAAAAGGTGGAAAAACGACTCGGTATAAAAGGATTTGATGAAATAGTAATAATTGACATAGAGGAACTTCCGAAAGAAATTGTTAGAAACTATGAAAACGAGGTAGAAGACTTACCACCTGAATTTTTCTATCTTTTAGAAAAACTTAAGATGGAGCTGCCAAATGAAAGTAGAGTTAGATATAAAGGTTCCGATTGA